A single Populus nigra chromosome 13, ddPopNigr1.1, whole genome shotgun sequence DNA region contains:
- the LOC133671242 gene encoding UDP-glucuronate 4-epimerase 6-like, producing MASPPHTSKTLKLERYNSYLRRLHSTKVLNASSKLIFRVTLLIALVLILFFTLNYPPLSDKNPNHAHLHHHSFLSAALFTSSAGGDAWEKQVRHSSTPKKPNGLSVLVTGAAGFVGSHCSIALKKRGDGVLGLDNFNSYYDPSLKRARQKLLLKNQVFIVEGDLNDASLLTKLFDVVPFTHILHLAAQAGVRYAMQNPQSYVSSNIAGFVNLLEVAKTANPQPAIVWASSSSVYGLNTQVPFSELDRTDQPASLYAATKKAGEEIAHTYNHIYGLSLTGLRFFTVYGPWGRPDMAYFFFTKDILQGKPIDVYQTQDKKQVARDFTYIDDVVKGCLGALDTAEKSTGSGGKKKGPAQLRVYNLGNTSPVPVGKLVSILEGLLRTKARKHVIKMPRNGDVPYTHANVTLAYRDFGYKPTTDLATGLRKFVKWYVDYYGIQTRVKKDSDINSEHPEESV from the coding sequence ATGGCTTCACCGCCCCACACAAGCAAGACCCTAAAGCTAGAGCGTTACAATAGCTACCTTCGCAGGCTACATAGCACAAAGGTGCTGAATGCCTCTTCAAAACTTATCTTCCGTGTTACGCTTCTTATTGCTCTTGTCTTGATTCTCTTTTTTACCCTTAATTACCCTCCACTCTCTGATAAAAATCCCAATCATGCCCATCTCCACCACCACAGCTTCCTTTCCGCTGCCCTTTTCACCTCCTCAGCCGGCGGTGATGCCTGGGAGAAACAAGTCCGCCACTCCTCCACTCCAAAAAAGCCAAATGGGCTCTCGGTTTTAGTAACTGGGGCAGCTGGTTTTGTTGGCTCTCATTGCTCTATTGCTCTAAAGAAAAGAGGTGATGGGGTTCTTGGTTTAGACAACTTCAACAGTTACTATGACCCTTCACTTAAAAGAGCAAGACAAAAGCTTCTATTGAAAAACCAAGTTTTCATTGTTGAAGGTGACTTGAACGATGCCTCATTGTTAACAAAGCTTTTTGATGTTGTTCCCTTCACGCATATACTCCATCTTGCAGCACAAGCTGGGGTTCGTTATGCCATGCAAAACCCACAATCCTACGTGAGTTCAAACATTGCAGGTTTTGTCAATCTTCTTGAAGTTGCAAAAACTGCAAATCCACAGCCGGCTATTGTGTGGGCATCTTCAAGCTCGGTTTATGGGTTAAATACTCAGGTTCCTTTTTCTGAATTGGATAGAACAGACCAACCAGCAAGTCTTTATGCAGCTACCAAGAAAGCAGGAGAAGAAATTGCACATACTTATAATCATATTTATGGTCTTTCACTCACTGGATTAAGATTCTTTACAGTCTATGGTCCATGGGGTAGACCTGATATGGCTTATTTCTTTTTCACGAAAGATATCTTGCAAGGCAAACCAATTGATGTGTATCAAACTCAAGATAAGAAGCAAGTAGCTCGTGACTTCACTTATATTGATGATGTTGTCAAAGGGTGTCTAGGGGCTTTGGACACGGCGGAGAAAAGCACAGGAAGCGGTGGCAAGAAGAAAGGACCTGCCCAATTGAGAGTTTACAATCTTGGCAACACCTCGCCGGTTCCTGTTGGGAAATTGGTGTCCATATTAGAAGGCTTACTGCGTACAAAAGCAAGGAAGCATGTGATCAAGATGCCAAGAAATGGGGATGTGCCTTATACACATGCTAATGTCACTCTGGCATACAGGGATTTTGGGTACAAGCCTACCACAGATTTAGCTACTGGGTTGAGAAAATTTGTAAAGTGGTACGTTGATTATTATGGGATTCAGACAAGGGTAAAGAAGGATAGTGATATCAACAGTGAGCATCCCGAGGAATCAGTTTAA
- the LOC133670586 gene encoding 3'-5' exonuclease-like, with protein sequence MNSRQHETNNNCKINWSPILDWDQPLTDQELEAIDEIEASFQSSTPSSSSSSSSSTPAATTPSSSIIKKRHSSPQKDQEPPKTRRQLPNSIFSLSKPFSLSPCQGNVKMRYPAMKFGGQILYSRTSIEVEKAARELLQSLEAEKREMDRVIIGFDIEWKPSFTTGVLPGKAAVMQICANTSLCHVMHIFHSGITQSLQFLLEDSKLVKVGIGIGGDCAKVFRDYSVSVKSVEDLSYLANQKLDGKPKTWGLQALAKILVCKELQKPNKIRLGNWQVDVLSKEQLQYAATDAFASWQLYQVLKSLPDAKDATDSTSKELKVEST encoded by the exons ATGAATTCCAGACAACACGAGACGAACAACAACTGCAAAATAAATTGGAGTCCAATCCTAGATTGGGACCAGCCTCTGACAGACCAAGAACTTGAAGCCATTGATGAAATCGAAGCCTCATTTCAATCCTCCacaccatcttcatcttcatcttcatcatcatcaactcCTGCTGCAACAACTCCTTCCTCTTCTATAATCAAGAAACGACATTCAAGTCCACAAAAGGATCAAGAACCTCCAAAAACCCGACGCCAATTGCCcaattctattttctctctctccaaacctttttctctttctccttgTCAAG GTAATGTGAAGATGAGATACCCGGCAATGAAGTTTGGGGGTCAAATTTTGTATAGCAGAACTTCTATAGAGGTAGAAAAAGCTGCAAGGGAGCTTTTACAGAGTCTTGAAgctgaaaagagagaaatggaTCGAGTTATCATTGGTTTTGATATTGAGTGGAAGCCCTCATTTACAACAG GCGTGTTGCCTGGAAAGGCTGCAGTTATGCAGATATGTGCGAACACTAGTCTTTGTCATGTGATGCATATTTTTCATTCTGGAATCACTCAAAGCCTGCAGTTTCTTCTAGAGGATTCTAAACTTGTAAAA GTTGGAATTGGCATAGGTGGTGACTGTGCTAAGGTTTTCAGAGATTATAGTGTCTCAGTTAAATCAGTGGAGGACCTTTCTTATCTTGCAAATCAAAAGCTTGATGGAAAACCTAAAACTTGGGGTCTTCAAGCTCTGGCAAAGATTCTTGTTTGCAAAGAG CTTCAAAAGCCCAACAAAATCAGACTTGGAAACTGGCAAGTTGATGTTCTATCAAAAGAACAACTACAATATGCTGCTACTGATGCTTTTGCTTCTTGGCAACTATACCAA GTGTTAAAGAGCCTCCCAGATGCAAAGGATGCTACTGACTCTACAAGTAAGGAGCTGAAAGTTGAatcaacataa
- the LOC133671240 gene encoding serine hydroxymethyltransferase 4-like, whose amino-acid sequence MDPVTAWGNSSLQTVDPEIHDLIEKEKRRQCRGIELIASENFTSFAVIEALGSALTNKYSEGMPGNRYYGGNEYIDEIENLCRARALQAFHLDPTKWGVNVQPYSGSPANFAAYTAVLQPHDRIMGLDLPSGGHLTHGYYTSGGKKISATSIYFESLPYKVNPQTGFLDYDRLEEKALDFRPKLIICGGSAYPRDWDYKKFRSVADKCGALLLCDMAHISGLVAAQEAANPFEYCDIVTTTTHKSLRGPRAGMIFYRKGPKPPKKGQPEDAVYDFEDKINFAVFPSLQGGPHNHQIGALAVALKQAQSPGFKAYAKQVKANAVALGNYLMSKGYKLVTEGTENHLVLWDLRPLGLTGNKVEKLCDLANITVNKNAVFGDSSALAPGGVRIGAPAMTSRGLVEKDFEQIGEFLHRAVTITLSIQKEHGKLLKDFNKGLVNNKEIEALKADVEQFSGSFEMPGFLMSEMKYKD is encoded by the exons ATGGATCCAGTAACTGCGTGGGGAAACTCCTCCCTCCAAACAGTTGACCCAGAAATCCACGACTTAATCGAGAAGGAAAAACGCCGCCAATGCAGAGGAATCGAACTGATCGCATCAGAAAACTTCACTTCTTTCGCCGTTATAGAGGCTCTTGGAAGCGCTCTCACAAACAAGTACTCTGAGGGTATGCCAGGTAACCGCTACTACGGCGGTAATGAATATATTGATGAGATTGAAAATCTCTGCAGAGCTCGGGCCCTTCAAGCTTTTCATTTAGACCCCACTAAATGGGGTGTAAATGTCCAGCCCTATTCTGGTTCCCCTGCAAATTTTGCTGCGTACACAGCAGTTCTCCAGCCCCATGACAGAATCATGGGCTTGGATTTGCCTTCAGGGGGGCATTTGACTCATGGGTATTACACATCTGGGGGTAAAAAGATTTCAGCTACCAGTATTTATTTTGAGAGTTTGCCTTACAAGGTGAACCCGCAAACTGGGTTTCTTGATTATGATAGGTTGGAAGAAAAGGCTTTGGATTTTAGGCCTAAGCTTATTATTTGTGGTGGAAGTGCTTATCCTAGAGACTGGGATTACAAGAAGTTTAGATCTGTTGCTGATAAGTGTGGTGCTCTTTTGCTTTGTGACATGGCTCACATTAGTGGCCTTGTTGCTGCTCAG GAAGCTGCCAACCCGTTTGAGTACTGTGACATAGTCACCACCACTACCCACAAAAGTTTGAGGGGTCCCAGGGCTGGTATGATCTTCTACCGCAAGGGCCCTAAGCCACCCAAGAAGGGTCAGCCGGAGGATGCAGTTTATGACTTTGAAGACAAGATCAACTTTGCAGTTTTCCCATCTCTTCAGGGTGGTCCTCACAACCACCAGATTGGTGCTCTGGCTGTTGCATTGAAACAGGCCCAGAGCCCTGGGTTCAAGGCCTATGCTAAGCAAGTCAAGGCCAATGCAGTTGCCCTTGGAAACTACTTGATGAGCAAGGGATACAAGCTTGTTACTGAAGGCACCGAGAACCACCTTGTTCTGTGGGATCTTAGGCCCCTTGGGTTGACAG GCAACAAGGTTGAAAAACTATGCGACCTTGCAAACATCACTGTGAACAAGAATGCCGTGTTTGGTGACAGCAGTGCTTTGGCACCTGGTGGAGTGAGAATCG GTGCCCCCGCCATGACTTCTAGAGGTTTGGTTGAGAAGGATTTCGAGCAGATTGGAGAATTCCTCCACCGTGCTGTGACCATCACACTGAGCATCCAAAAGGAACATGGAAAGCTCTTGAAGGACTTCAACAAGGGTCTGGTGAACAACAAGGAAATCGAGGCCCTCAAGGCTGATGTTGAACAGTTCTCAGGCTCCTTTGAGATGCCTGGCTTTCTGATGTCTGAGATGAAGTATAAGGATTAG